One window from the genome of Cricetulus griseus strain 17A/GY chromosome 2, alternate assembly CriGri-PICRH-1.0, whole genome shotgun sequence encodes:
- the Tmbim6 gene encoding bax inhibitor 1: MNIFDRKINFDALLKFSHITPSTQQHLKKVYASFALCMFVAAAGAYVHVVTHFIQAGLLSALGSLGLMIWLMATPHSHETEQKRLGLLAGFAFLTGVGLGPALELCIAINPSILPTAFMGTAMIFTCFSLSALYARRRSYLFLGGILMSAMSLMFLSSLGNLFFGSIWLFQANLYMGLLVMCGFVLFDTQLIIEKAENGDKDYIWHCIDLFLDFVTLFRKLMLILALNEKDKKKEKK, translated from the exons ATGAACATATTTGATCGGAAGATCAACTTTGACGCCCTCTTAAAATTTTCCCATAT AACTCCTTCGACACAGCAGCACCTGAAGAAGGTCTATGCCAGCTTTGCACTCTGTATGTTTGTGGCGGCGGCAGGGGCCTATGTCCATGTGGTCACACATTTCATTCAG GCTGGCCTACTCTCTGCCTTGGGCTCCTTGGGCTTGATGATCTGGCTGATGGCAACACCTCATAGCCATGAAACTGAGCAAAAAAGATTGGGACTTCTTGCTGGCTTTGCTTTCCTCACAG GAGTTGGCTTGGGCCCTGCTTTGGAGTTGTGCATTGCTATCAATCCCAG CATCCTCCCCACAGCCTTCATGGGCACAGCCATGATCTTCACCTGCTTCAGCTTGAGTGCACTCTATGCCAGGCGCCGGAGCTATCTCTTCTTGGGAG GTATCTTGATGTCAGCCATGAGCCTCATGTTCTTGTCCTCTCTGGGGAACCTTTTCTTTGGATCCATTTGGCTATTCCAG GCAAACTTGTATATGGGGCTGCTGGTCATGTGCGGCTTTGTCCTTTTTGATACTCAGCTCATTATCGAGAAGGCTGAAAATGGAGATAAGGATTACATCTG GCACTGCATCGACCTCTTCTTAGATTTTGTTACACTCTTCAGGAAGCTCATGCTGATCCTGGCTTTGAATGAGAAG gacaagaagaaagaaaagaagtga